The segment CGGCGCGGTACTCGTCGGGATCTTCGGGGTCGGCGCCCGACGTCTTGTCGGCCGTGAGCGCGGCGTGCTTCTCCTCGAACGCGTCCGAGATGTACTTGAGGAAGATGAGCCCAAGCACCACGTGCTTGTATTCGGCCGCGTCCATGTTGTTGCGGAGCTTGTCCGCCATCTGCCAGAGCTTCTCTTCGAAGCCCACCACGGCATCGGACGTGGAGCCCTTCTTCGCGCCCGCCTTCTTCGCCCCTGTGTCACGCGTCGCCATCGCGTCTCCCGTCCCGACCGCGCGGCTGCGCGTCGATCCACTGGTCGAGCTCGGTACGCTTGATGCGTCGCAAGCAACGGCATCAGGCTCCAAGCCGAGCCATTCTATGCCGGCGCAACTGGCCGCCTGCCCCGTACGCTCGAGCTCTGGTCGATAGTAGAGTGCCCACATGTCTTCGTTCTCGTCTTCGCGCACTCACGTTCCTGCGAGCGTGGCCGATACGGCTGTACCCGGACGGCGGGCGTTCCTCTTCGGGTTGACGGCAGGGATGTCGGCGACGGTAGTGACTGCGCGGCGTGCAGCGGCGGCGGTCGAGGAGGCGGTGAGCTACGAGGCATTCGGCGCGATCGGCGACGGCAAGGCCGACGACCTGCCCGCGATCGTCGAGGCGCACGCGGCCGCCAACGCGCGCGGTGTGCCCGTGCGGTCCCGGCCAGGCGCCACGTATCATCTCGGCCGGCGCGCGCTCACGGCGGTCGTCACGACCGACACCGACTGGGGCACATCGCGCTTCATCATCGACGACACCGACGTCGAGAACCATGGCGCGTCGCTCTTCTCCGTGCGCTCGCGGCTCGAGCCCGTTCCACTGGCGATCACGACGCTGAAGCGGGACCAGCGCCGGCTCGACGTCGAGCCTCCACGCGACTGCTGGGTGCGTGTGCAGCACGACAGGACGCGCGTCTACATCCGCCGTGGTCTGAACCAGAACGCCGGGACGCCCCCGCACGACTGCTTCATCCTGCGCCGCGACGGCACCATCGAGGGCGACATCGACTGGGACTATCCGGTGGTGACCGAGGTCGAGGCCCGTCCGATCGACGAACGTCCGCTCGTGCTGACGGGCGGCGTCTTCACCACCATCGCCAATCGGATGCGGCAGCCGAAGGGCTACAACTACTGGGCGCGCAACATCGCGATCACGCGCTCACGCACCCTTGTGCAGGGCCTGACGCATCACGTCACGGGTGAAGGGGAGTTCGGCCATCCCTACAGCGGATTCCTCCACGTCAGGCGATGCGCCGACGTCACACTGCGCGATTGCGTCGTGAGCGGCCACAAGACCTACTCCACGATCGGAGCGATCGGCGAGCCGGTGCGCATGGGCAGCTACGACCTGAACGCCAGCGACGTGGTGAACGTCACGCTGCGCGGCGTTCGCATGGACGACATCTGCGACGCCACGCGCTGGGGCGTGATCGGCACCAACTTCTGCAAGAACATCCTGCTCGACGACTGCACGCTCTCGCGCATGGACACGCACCAGGGCGTCTCAGGCACGTACACGATCCGCCGCTGCACGCTGGGTCACGCCGGGCTCAACGCCATCGGTCGCGGCGTGCTGACGGTCGAGGATTCCACGCTCAACGGCCGCGCGTTCCTCTCGCTGCGCAGCGACTACGGCAGCACATGGGAGGGCACGGTCGCGATCCGCAACTGCCGCTGGCGTCCCGGATGCGGTGCGCCGATCCAGCCGTATCTGATCAGCGCCAACAACGACGGCCGGCACGACTTCGGCTACCCGTGCTTCATGCCGCGTGAGATCGCTGTCGACGGCCTGGCGATCGATGACAGCCACGCCCCTCCGGACTATCAGGGACCGTATCTGTTCACCGACCCGAACGGCTCCGGGAGCGACGCGTCGCCGCGGCCGTTCCCGTATCGACCCACCGAGCGGGTGACGGTGCGCAACGTGACGGTCGCCAGCGGCCGCCCGCTCCGCACCTCGCCAGACACGGAGTTCGCCGCCCGCGTGCGCGTGATCGCGACGTAGTGCCTCCGCATCCGTCGGCCGGGCTCTCCGGGCCAGGCCCGATCAGCGTTCGGCCTTCCAATACGCGTTGACGATGGCGTCGCGCAGGCTGTCGTCCACGGCTCGCGTCGTGTTGCGCGGATCGGAGGCCTCGGTCACGTGCGTGTTGAACGACACGACATAGCCGGAACGCGACGGCCTGTGGACGTAGAGGTGCGAGATGAAGCCGTTCTGATTGCCGCTGTGTCCGACCAGCTCGACGCCGTCATGCCGCTCGATGAAGCACGAGAGTCCTGCCCGAACGTCTGCGCCGCTGGTGCCTTCGCCGTCCCTGGCCGCGATCTGCGGCGTAGCCATCTCGAGGAGTGACGCGGGCGCGAGGATCGTCTCGTTGCCGTCGATGAGGAACGCCAGGTACGCCGCCATGTCCGGCAGCGGCGCGTTCAGGCCGCCGTTGGACACCGTGATGCCGGAGTCGAAGTCGAAGGGCTGCTCGCGGAGATCCCCGGCGGCGCCGCTGTAGCTGTGGGAACGATGCGCACGGAGATAGGCAGGCGCGCGGTCGAAGAACGTCCGCGTCATGCCGAGCGGCATCAGGATGTTCTTGGTGACGTACACCTCGTAGTCGTCGCCGGAGAGCGACTCGATGATCCGGCCGAGAAAGATCACGCCGGGATTCGAGTAGCTGTACTGCGTACCCGGCCTGAACAGCAGCTCGGTGTAGGGCATCATCGCGACAAGCTGCGTCCAGCGCGTCGGCTCGAACGGATGCCACGGTCGATCGCCGCCCCACGGCCAGGTGCCTGCCCGGAAACCGCCTGTGTGAGACATCAGGTGGCGGATCGTCACCTGCGAGATGTCGCCGAACCGATTGTGGACGTCGCGCAACTCCGGGACGTACTTCACCACGGGGTCGTCGAGCGAGAGCAGACCGCGATCGCGCAGCTGCATGATCGCCACGCCGGTGAACGTCTTGGTGATCGACGCCCAATGGAAGATGGTGTCGCGATCCACGGGCCTCCCCGTCCCTCGGTCCTGAAGTCCCACGACCGTCTCGTGCGCAACGGCGCCGTCCTTGACGAACACCACGCTCGCGCCGACGATGCCGGCCTGCTGCACCCGCTCGCGGAACGTCGTGGCGACGCGTGACCAGGCGTCCCCGGGCGGCGCGGCGTGCAGGCCCGCGACGGTCGAGACGAGGGCGGCGAGCAACGAGAGCCTCAGGCGATGACCTGTCATGTCCGCGCATTGTGTGTCGAGCGGCGCGCGTGGGCAACCAGACGTCCATCACGCCGCCGATACACGGTCGATGCCTCGCCGGGATCTCGCCGCACGTGTTCGGGCCGGTGCCGCCCGGCGTTGAACAATGCGGCTCCGCTCACATCGCACGCGGCGCGTTGCGCGCCGGAGAGCCGCGGGAGACACCATGGACGCACGATGGACGATCGCCGCCGCAACACTGGTCGTGGCGGCATGCGGTGGAGGCAATGCGAGCTGGTCAGACAACGCACCAGGCGCGATACGTGCGTCACGCGTCTCGGCAGAACCCGCGGGCGCCATGGAGAGCATGGCGGCACCGGCGCCGGCGAGCGACGCTCAGGCGCGTGGAGGCGACGGGTCCGTCAGTCCCGAGGCGGTACAGGCCGACACTGCGACCAGCTATCTGGCGTACGCGTACAGCCAGCGACTGGAGCTCCCGGGCACTCGGCTCGCGGCGGTGATGGACGGCCACCTCGCCGCGTGTCAGGCGGCGGGAGAAGCGCGCTGTCAGCTCATGGGATCGTCTCGCGATGGCGAGCCGGACGCCCAGATGAGCGGCCAGCTCACGGTGCGTGGCGAGCCGCAGTGGCTGCGCGTGTTCATGCAGACAGTGGCGTCCGACGCGGCAGGTGCCGGTGGCAGGCTCGTACACAGGGGGGCGTCCACCGAGGATCTCACGCGCAACATCGTCGACAGCGAGGCGCGCCTGCGTGCGTCGCGTGCGCTGCGCGACCGGTTGATGCGGCTCCTCGAATCGCGCCCCGGGTCGCTGCAGGATCTGCTTGCCGTCGAGCGCGAGCTGGCGCGCGTTCAGGCGGAGATCGACGCGACGGAGTCGACGCTGGCGGTGATGCGCAGGCGTGTGAGCATGTCGACGCTCACCGTGGCGTACCAGTCGCCCGCACCGAGTGTCTCGACGCAGACGTTCGGTCCGCTGCGCGATGCGGTCAAGCAGTTCGTCGCGCGTGCGGTGGAGAGCACCGCGGTGATCGTGTCCATCGTGGCGTCTCTGCTGCCATGGGCGGTCGTTGTCGCATTGCTCGTCTGGGGTTTGAAGCGACTGCGTCGCGCGGCTCGCCATCGCCGGGCCGCCGCACGCGACGCGGGCGCCGACAGCGTGGACGCCCGCTAGTCAGACACAACATGCCACGACGTGGCGACCGGCACCGGAAGGCCGATACCGACCCCGTCAGGGAAGGTTGTCCAGGTCGGCGAGATCCTTGTGCCGACCGGCGGCACGCTTGTTGGTCTTCAGATCGGTCAAGGAAATGACAGGCACGTGCAGACCGTCCAGCTCGACGTCAGTCGCGTTCTGGCGACAGGTATCGAACTCCACGCCGTCGATGGCTGTCATCACCTCGATACGGAATGGTGGCGTGCCGAATCGCACGACGCTGGATGAGCTCAGGAACAGGTCTGGCACGAGTGCCGGGACGTCGAAGCCGAACTCGTGCAGTGCGCTGACGATCTGCGCGGCGTTGTCGGGCGTGGCGGCGACCCACACGTCGAGGTCGATCGTGGCGCGTGGATAGCCGTGCAGGCCAACGGCGTACCCCCCGACGAGCAGCTACTCAACGCGATACGCGTTGAGCAATCTCAAGAATTCTCTGAAGTCGTCCGGTAGTTGCGGTGCGTCCATAGACCACTCGGCGCATTGTTTCGATGGCGGCGAGGCGTTCTTCAGGTGTGCGCGACCACCAGTAGCGCCGGTCGTCGGGCTCGTCGCGCAGGCTCTGCACCGAGACGGCTGTTCGATCGACGCATGGCTCTGATGGCGGCACGTCGGCAGTATACGTGTTCGTCCGCCGGCACAGGCGTGCAGCCGTGCGGGGTCCGGCTATAGTCTGCGGATGCCGGACGCACGTCACGTCACGCGCCGCACGTTTCTCGATTCGCTCGCGGCGACAACCACGCTCGGGCTCGCAGGCACGCCCGCCGCTCGCGCGATCGCGCAGCCGTCGATCACGAGCGCTGGTACCGGAGCGCCGCCGGATCTGCCGCGCTCCACGGCAGCCGCGAACGCAGACCTGGGCTCGAACTTCGGTTTCGTCGATGCGCTCGGCCGTGAGGCCCGATATCCCGGGTCATTCCTGTCCGGCGGCTTCTCCTCACTGGACGCGTTCACCACCGCGGGGCGACGCGCCATTCTCGATGCGTACGCATACCAGCCGGCATCGGTCGACCCCGCACCAGAGGTGGTCGACCGCTACGAGGGCCCCGACTTCGTGCGCGAGAAGGTGGTGTTCTCCACGACGACGGGGTTCCGTGTGCCGGCGTACGTCCACGTGCCCAGGGGGCTCACCGGCCGCGCTCCGGCCATCGTCGATCTGCACTCGCACGGCGGCATGTTCCTGTTCGGCAAGGAGAAGGTGATCGACTTCGGGCGCAACCACCCGTCGATGACGCGGTATCACGCCGAGAACTACGCCGGCCGTCCGACGGCCACGGCGCTGGTCCGACGCGGGTACGTGGTGATCACCATCGACGCGTTCATGTTCGGCGAGCGCCGGGTGCTGATGGACGCCGATCTCGCAGCAGGCTGGGACCGCGCGGCCTACAGCGTCGACGATGTGCAGCGCTTGAATCAGGTGTGCCGGACGAAGGAATCGACGCTGGCCAAGACGCTGACCGTGCTCGGCCCGAGCTGGCCGGGCATCGTCGCCTGGGACGACATGCGGACGGTGGACTATCTCGTCACGCGGCCCGAAGTCGACCCATTGCGTATCGGCTGTGTTGGCGTGTCGTTCGGCGGATGGCGCTCGCTGTTCCTCGCCGCACTCGATCCACGGATCTCCGCCGGATGCATCGTCGGGTTCATGTCGACGATCCGTTCGATGCTGAGGCGCCACGTCGACACGCATTCATGGGTGCACTTCGTGCCCGGCCTGCATCGCCACCTCGACCTGCCGGATGTCGCGGCGCTCACGGCGCCGCGGCCCCTGCTCGTCCAGCAGTGCCGCCGCGACGGCCTCTTCCCCCGCGACGGCATGGATGCGGCCGTGACGGCGATCGCGGAGAGCTACGCGCGCGCGGGCCTGGCCGACAGGTTCACGAGCCGCGTCTACGACGTACGGCACGAGTTCAACGTGCAGATGCAGGACGATGCGTTCGCGTGGTTCGACACGCACCTCCGCGCCTGACGTGACCGACATTGCAGGTTCACGGAAGGACTTCTGCAGATTCGCGGAGTGAGAGACGTCACTCCGGAGCGATGAGTGTGCCGTTCGCGAGGCTTGCGAAGGTGTCGCGAGTGACAAAGACGGCTTCGGCGGCCTGCGGGAAGCGCCCGTAGAAGCCATCGAGCGCGCGTGCGTGGCGCTCCTGCGGCGCTCGCCACGACACTCCAGTCGCGGGCGACGTCGAGGACGTCCATTGTGTCGAGCCTACTCGACAGAATTGATACCGTCGACTGTACTCGACACAACGGCGACGCGCGGCCGCGGGCCGCCAGGGCCTACGGCTTCATCCCCTCGTTCCACACGGGCTTCTCCGTCGCGTTCGCCAGCCAGCGTACCGGCTCGACGAGCGACGCGATCGCGTCGCGCATGTGCGCGATGTCGATGTGGCGCAGTTCGTCGGCCGGCGTGTGGTACTCGGTGTGCAGGCCGTAACTCGACACCGTGTGCGCGACTACGCCACGCAGCGCGAAGCGGATGTTGTCGGACCGGAAGAAGAACTGCTGCTGCGGGTGCGGGTCGGCCACCAGATTGGCGCCGTGCGCCGCGAGTTGCGGGCCGAGCGTCGACCGCTCGAAGCCGGTCAGCCACAGCGTGCCCGGAGGCACCTTCGGATCGGGACGGCCGATCATCTCGATCTGCAGGTCCGCAACGATGTTGGAGAGTGGGATCACCGGACGGTCCACGAAGTACCCGGCGCCGAAGCCGCCGGCCTCTTCGCTGCCGAACAGCGCGAATACGATCGACCGGCGTGGCCGAGGTCCGTTGACCAGCGCTCGTGCCAGTTCCAGCACCGCCGTCACGCCAGACGCGTCATCGTCGGCGCCGTTGTTGATCGTGTCGGCCACGCCATCAGTGGTCGCCGCGGCGCCGATGTGATCGAGGTGCGCAGACAGCACGATCGTTTCGGTGTCGGCAGCCGGATCGGTGCCACGCAGGCGGCCGACGGCGTTCCACGTCGCGGTGCGCGTGGCAGCAACGCGATCGGTGCGCAACTCCACGCGCGTGCCGTCGGCGAGCGCGGCGATGGCGTCGAAGGCTTCGGGGAGCAGCGTCACCGCTGTCGATCCTGCCGATGGAGCCGGAGGCACGCCGACCAGTTCGCTCGACACCCATTCCGGCAACTGCCGTGTCATCGCCGCCCAGTTGGCCGCCTGCGCGCTCGTCGCCCGGCGCAGAACGAGTGACGCGCCACTCAGTTGCCTCGGTGCGTCCGCGCTGGGTGGCACGACGACAACGGCTCCCCGCGGCACCGGTGTGCCGGCGGCGTAGCGGAGCAGCGGTCCGCCGATCCGATCGGCGGGGATCGATCGCACCAGGAAGTCCTGGCCGCGCGTCAGCGTCGTCTCACCGGCTGTCAACGTCGACGGCGTCTTCACGCCGTAGCGCTGCACCTCGATCTTCTGCACGAACCACCCGTCGTCGCCCATCGGCTCGAGTCCAAGCGCCGCGAGCTGCGATCCGATGTAGGTGGCGGCGATCCACTCGTCGCGCGTCCCGCTGCCGCGACCGTTCAGTGCGTCACTGGCCAGGAACCGCATGTGCGCGTCGATGTGACGGGCCTCCACGCCATCGGTGCTCCGCCCCGTCGAGGTGACAGCTGGCGACGGCGCCACCTGACCTGACGTGCGTGTCGCGCAGCCGGTTCCGGCGAGGGCGATGAGAACGAACCACGAGAACGCGGACGATCGAGTTCGAGACAGCATCGCGAGATTGTAAGCTCGCGCTGCCGCCCACTCCGGCCGTCGGGTCCATACTGGGAGGACTGCGCCATGATCCGCCCACTCCTTCGCCGGCACCCGACGCCGAGATCCCGCCGCCTGCTCCCGCCATGTCTCATCTCGTGACGCAGCGTGTCGCGGCACTCGTCGCGGCGGCGGCCGGCGGCCTGTTGCTCATCGCCCTCGCCGTCGC is part of the Acidobacteriota bacterium genome and harbors:
- a CDS encoding beta-lactamase family protein, translating into MTGHRLRLSLLAALVSTVAGLHAAPPGDAWSRVATTFRERVQQAGIVGASVVFVKDGAVAHETVVGLQDRGTGRPVDRDTIFHWASITKTFTGVAIMQLRDRGLLSLDDPVVKYVPELRDVHNRFGDISQVTIRHLMSHTGGFRAGTWPWGGDRPWHPFEPTRWTQLVAMMPYTELLFRPGTQYSYSNPGVIFLGRIIESLSGDDYEVYVTKNILMPLGMTRTFFDRAPAYLRAHRSHSYSGAAGDLREQPFDFDSGITVSNGGLNAPLPDMAAYLAFLIDGNETILAPASLLEMATPQIAARDGEGTSGADVRAGLSCFIERHDGVELVGHSGNQNGFISHLYVHRPSRSGYVVSFNTHVTEASDPRNTTRAVDDSLRDAIVNAYWKAER
- a CDS encoding M20/M25/M40 family metallo-hydrolase → MTRQLPEWVSSELVGVPPAPSAGSTAVTLLPEAFDAIAALADGTRVELRTDRVAATRTATWNAVGRLRGTDPAADTETIVLSAHLDHIGAAATTDGVADTINNGADDDASGVTAVLELARALVNGPRPRRSIVFALFGSEEAGGFGAGYFVDRPVIPLSNIVADLQIEMIGRPDPKVPPGTLWLTGFERSTLGPQLAAHGANLVADPHPQQQFFFRSDNIRFALRGVVAHTVSSYGLHTEYHTPADELRHIDIAHMRDAIASLVEPVRWLANATEKPVWNEGMKP
- a CDS encoding DUF4349 domain-containing protein, with product MDARWTIAAATLVVAACGGGNASWSDNAPGAIRASRVSAEPAGAMESMAAPAPASDAQARGGDGSVSPEAVQADTATSYLAYAYSQRLELPGTRLAAVMDGHLAACQAAGEARCQLMGSSRDGEPDAQMSGQLTVRGEPQWLRVFMQTVASDAAGAGGRLVHRGASTEDLTRNIVDSEARLRASRALRDRLMRLLESRPGSLQDLLAVERELARVQAEIDATESTLAVMRRRVSMSTLTVAYQSPAPSVSTQTFGPLRDAVKQFVARAVESTAVIVSIVASLLPWAVVVALLVWGLKRLRRAARHRRAAARDAGADSVDAR
- a CDS encoding SAM-dependent DNA methyltransferase, with product MATRDTGAKKAGAKKGSTSDAVVGFEEKLWQMADKLRNNMDAAEYKHVVLGLIFLKYISDAFEEKHAALTADKTSGADPEDPDEYRA